CCGCATCGGGGACTTCTTCACCGTGGGCGACCTCGGCATCCTCGACGAGGACGGCTACCTGTTCCTCCGCGACCGCAAGATCGACATGATCATCTCCGGCGGGGTCAACATCTACCCCGCCGAGATCGAGAGCGAGCTGCTCACCCACCCCGCCGTCGCCGACGCCGCGGTCTTCGGCATCCCGCACGCCGACTGGGGCGAGGAGGTCAGAGCGGTCGTCGAAGCCGCGGAGGGGTACGAGGCGGGCGACGCGCTCGCCGCCGAGATCCTCGGCCACTGCGCCGGGCGGCTCGCCGGGTACAAACGCCCCAAGACCCTCGGCTTCATCACGACGATGCCCCGCGACCCCAACGGCAAGCTGTACAAACGGCGTCTGCGCGAGCCGTACTGGGAGGGCCACACCTGACAGCGCCCCGGGGCCCGCCCACCGCGCGGGCCCGGCCGAGGGGAAACCGGGCCCGCCGGACGCCTGCGACATCCCGGCCGGTATCCGGACCCTTGACCGCCGGGCCCGGCCCGCACAGGATCACGCCATGACAGGTGTACGAAGCAGCACAGTCGACGGCGTCCTGACCCGAAGCGCACGGCGCACCCCCGAACGCACCGCCCTGCGGTACGCCGGCCGGACCTGGACCTACCGGGAGCTGGAGGAGTCCGTCAGCACCGCGGCCGCCGTCCTCATGGACGGCCACGGGCTGCGCCCCGGGGACCGGGTGGCCTCCTACGCCCACAACTCCGACGCGTATCTGATCGCCTTCCTCGCCTGCGCCCGCGCCGGACTGGTCCACGTGCCGGTCAACCAGAACCTCACGGGCGAGGACCTGGCGTACATCCTGCGCCAGTCCGGCAGCTCCCTGGTCCTCACCGACCCGGACCTGGCCGGGCGGGTCCCGGACGGCCACGCCGTACGGGCGCTGCGCGACGCCCCGGGCTCGCTCCTCACCGAGCTGGCCACGCCGCGCGCCTTCGCGCCGGACCACGAACCGGGCGCGGACGACCTGGTCCAGCTGCTGTACACCTCGGGCACCACGGCGCTCCCCAAGGGCGCGATGATGACGCACGGCGCCCTCGTCCACGAGTACGTCAGCGCCGTCACCGCCCTCGACCTCCGTGCCGGCGACCGCCCGCTCCACGCCCTGCCGCTCTACCACTCCGCGCAGATGCACGTGTTCCTGCTGCCCTACCTCGCGGTCGGCGCGGAGAACACGGTGCTGGACGCCCCCGACGCGGCCAGGATCTTCGACCTCGTCGAGTCCGGGCAGGCCGACAGCCTCTTCGCCCCGCCCACCGTCTGGATCGGCCTCGCCAACCACCCGGACTTCGCCCGGCGCGACCTCGGCGGGCTCCGCAAGGCGTACTACGGCGCGTCGATCATGCCCGTCCCCGTACTGGAACGGCTGCGCGAGCGGCTGCCCGCGCTGGCCTTCTACAACTGCTTCGGGCAGAGCGAGATCGGCCCGCTCGCCACCGTCCTCGGACCCGACGAGCACGAGGGCCGGATGGACTCCTGCGGCCGGCCCGTTCTTTTCGTGGAGGCCAAGGTCGTCGACGAGAACGGCCAGGACGTGCCCGACGGCACCGCCGGCGAAGTGGTCTACCGCTCACCGCAGCTGTGCGGCGGCTACTGGGACAAGCCGCAGGAGAGCGCCGAGGCGTTCCGTGACGGCTGGTTCCACTCCGGCGACCTCGCCGTGCGCGACGCGGAGGGCTACTTCACCGTCGTCGACCGGGTGAAGGACGTGATCAACTCCGGCGGCGTCCTCGTCGCCTCCCGCCAGGTCGAGGACGCCCTCTACACCCACCCCGCAGTTGCCGAGGCAGCCGTCGTCGGCCTGCCCGACGAGCGCTGGATCGAGGCCGTCACCGCCGTCGTCGTGCTGCGGGACGAGGCGACGGAGGCCGAGCTGATCGGCCACGCCCGCGAGCGGCTCGCCCACTTCAAGGCCCCGAAGCGGATCCTTTTCGTGGACGGACTCCCGCGCAACGCCAGCGGCAAGATCCTCAAGCGGGAACTGCGCGACCGCTTCGCCCGGTAGGCCCTACCGGGGGACCCGCGCGACTCCGGCGTAGAAGCTGTCGATGGACCCGCTGTCCGGCGGGGGCGGTGTGTCCTTGTGCCACAGCGAGGCCATGACCAGGCCCGGATCGACGAGGTCGAGTCCGTCGAAGAACCGCTCGACCTCGGGGCGCGTCCGGGGCCGCAGGCTGATGCTCGACCGGTAGGTGTCGGTCCTGTCCTGATCGGCGGGGATGAATTCACTGGTGTAGTGCGAAAGGATCAGACAGCTGCCGACGGGCAGTGCGCCCAGGAGGGTGCGGGTGATGCCGTAGGGATCGTCCTCGTCCGGCAGGAAGTGCATCAGGGCGATGAGGGAGAGCGCGACGGGCCGGTCGAAGTCCAGCAGGGTCCTGGCGTGGTCCAGGATCTTCTCCGGCTCGCGCACATCGGCGTCGAGGTAGTCGGTGGCGCCCTCCGGTGTGCTGATGAGCAGCGCCTCGGCGTGACGCAGGACGATCGGGTCGTTGTCCGTGTAGACCACCCGGGCCGCCGGGTCGACCTCCTGGACTATCTGGTGGAGGTTCGGCCGGGTCGGGATCCCCGTCCCGATGTCGAGGAACTGGTCGATGCCCGTACGCGCCGCCCAGCCGACCGCCCGGTGCATGAACGCCCGGTTCTGCGCGGCCACGACCTTCGCCAAGGGGGGCAGCTGCTCGCCGAGTTCCTGGTCGACGGGGTAGTTGTCCTTGCCGCCCAGCAGGTAGTCGTAGACACGCGCCGGGTGCGGCCTGGTGGTGTCGATCGGAGAGTCGGCCGTGCCTGGCGTCATGGAGAGCTCCTGAGTTCCTCGGTGCGCGAAAGCAGGTGGGACGGGGTGACGCGAACCGGACTCCCCCCTGTAGTACGTCGCCCTGTCGACGCATCCTGCCACAGCAACCACGGCCGAAACGTGCCGAGTTGAGCCGGGTGCGGGCGCCGTGATCCGGTCACCTGCCCGGCCGGTCGCGTTCGTCCACGATCCTCCTGAACTTGCCGACCGACCTCTCCAGCGTCTCCGGATCCAGGATCTCCACCCCGACCGAGACCCCGATCCCGTCCTTGACGGCGGCCGCGACCGACGCGGCGGCGGCCGCGCGCTGCTCGGGCGTCGCCCCGGCCCTGGCCTCCGCGCGTACCGTCAGCACGTCCAGCCGGCCCTCACGGGTCAGCCGCAACTGGAAGTGCGGCGACACCGCCGGGGTACGGAGCACGATCTCCTCGATCTGCGTCGGGAAGAGGTTCACCCCGCGCAGGATCACCAGGTCGTCGCTGCGCCCGGTGACCTTCTCCATGCGCCGGAAGACCCGCGCCGTCCCCGGCAGCAGCCGGGTCAGGTCCCGGGTCCGGTAGCGGATCACCGGCATGGCCTCCTTGGTGAGCGAGGTGAACACCAGCTCCCCCTCGGCCCCCTCGGGCAGCACCTCGCCGGTGAACGGGTCGACGACCTCCGGATAGAAGTGGTCCTCCCAGATGTGCAGGCCGTCCTTCGTCTCCACGCACTCCTGGGCCACGCCCGGACCCATCACCTCGGAGAGCCCGTAGATGTCCACCGCGTCGATCGCGAACCGCTCCTCGATCTCGCGCCGCATCTCCTGCGTCCACGGCTCCGCCCCGAAGATCCCCACCTTCAGTGAGGTCGTCCTCGGATCGACGCCCTGGCGCTCGAACTCGTCCAGGAGGGTCAGCATGTACGACGGGGTCACCATGATGATCTCGGGCCGGAAGTCCTGGATCAGCTGGACCTGCCTGGCCGTCATGCCGCCGGACGCGGGAATCACCGTGCAGCCGAGCCGCTCGGCCCCGTAGTGCGCGCCGAGCCCGCCGGTGAACAGGCCGTAGCCGTAGGCGACATGGACCTTCTGCCCCGGGCGGCCGCCCGCCGCCCGGATCGAGCGGGCGACGACGTCGGCCCAGGTGTCCAGATCCCCCTGGGTGTAGCCGACGACGGTCGGGCGGCCGGTCGTGCCGCTGGAGGCGTGGATCCGGCGTACCTGCTCCTCCGGTACCGCGAACATCCCGAACGGGTAGTTGTCCCGCAGGTCCGCCTTGGTGGTGAACGGGAACCGGGCGAGATCGGCGAGCGAGCGGCAGTCGTCGGGGTGCAGCCCCGCCCGGTCGAACGCGGCCCGGTAATGGCCGACGTGGGTGTACACGTGCCGCAGGGTCGCCCGCAGCCGTTCGAGCTGGAGCGCCCGCAGCTCCTCGCGGTCCATCCGTTCCGCCGCGTCCAGCAGAGCCGTCATGCGGATCTCCCTCTTCCGTGCGCATCGTGCAGACGACCGATCATTCGGTCGTTCCTCCCGGGAGCAGTAATTCAGGATCTTCCGCCCGCTGGCAAGGGGTGGGACGGGACGCATGTCGTGCGAGAGGCCCGGAGCCGGCCGGACCCTCCGAGGACGGATACGCTCGTACCGAACAGGGCTGCGTCACCCGGTCGGCCCTGTTTGGATGGTTCCATGCCGACTTTCCACACGTACGACGGAACCGAGCTCGCCTATCACCTCGCAGGACAGGGCGCCCCTCTCATCTGCCTGCCGGGCGGGGCGATGCGGGCCAGTGCCTACCTCGGGGGACTGGGCGGACTCGACCGCCACCGGCAACTGGTGCTGCTCGATCTGCGCGGCACCGGGGACTCCGCCGTGCCGGACGACACCGCCACCTACCGCTGCGACCGACTGGTCGACGACGTCGAGGCGCTGCGCGAGCACCTGGGACTGGAGCACATCGACCTGCTCGCCCACTCGGCGGCGGCGGACCTCGCCGCGCTCTACGCCGCCCGGTACCCGCGGGCAGTGCGCAGACTGCTGCTCATCGCGCCCGCGACAGGGGCCGCCGGACTCGGTTTCGCGGAGCGCGAGGCCCGTGAGGCCGCCGGGCTGCGCCGCGCGGAACCCTGGTACGAGGAGGCGCTGCCGGCTCTGGAGCAGATCTGGGCCGGGCGCCTCGACGACGAACTGCGCGCCGCCGCCAGGCCGTTCCTCTACGGCCGCTGGGACGAGACCGCCAGGGCCCACGCCGCCTCTTCCGCAGCGCAGATCAACGCCGTTGCCGCCCGGGGCTATTACGCGCCCGGCGCCTTCGACCCGCCCGCGACGGTCGCCGCACTGCGCGAACTGGCCTCGCCGGTCCTCGTCCTGGCCGGGGAGCTCGACGGGGTGACGACCCCCGACCGCGCCGCCGAACTCGCGGCGCTCTTCCCGGAGTCCGAGTTCGCCGTGCAGCGCGGCGGGGGACACTTCCCGTGGCTGGACGACCCCGGTGCCTTCGTCCGCACCGTCACCGCCTTCCTGGACCCGGACGTGCACAGCGTGCAGGCCGGCGGGATACGGCTCGCCTACCGGGTGTGGGGGGACCCGGCCGCACCGCCGGTCGTACTGGTCCACGGACGCTGCGACGACAGCAGCACCTGGACCGCGATCGCCGAGCGGCTGGCTGCCGGACACCGGGTCTACGCCGTCGACTTCAGGGGCCACGGCCTCAGCGACTGGCCCGGCCGCTACTCCCTCGAGCTGTTCCGCGACGACCTCCACGCGTTCCTGGAGGCCCGCAACCTGGCCGGCGCCACGGTCGTCGGGCACTCGATGGGCGGCGCGGCGGCCTACCTGCTGGCCGGGCGCCAGCCCGGACTCATCGGCCGGCTCGTCCTGGAGGAGGCCCCGCCGCCCTTCCCGCTCGACCCGCCCCGCGGGCCCGTCGAACGCCCCGACGGCGAGCTGGACTTCGACTGGCCCGTGGTGCCGTCGGTCAACGCCCAGCTCAACGACCCCGATCCGGCGGGCCGCGAACGCCTCGCCGGCATCACCGTGCCCACCCTCGTCATCGGCGGCGGGCCGGGCAGCCAGATCGACCAGGAGGACCTCGCCCGGATGGTGCGGCGGATCCCCGGATGCCGGCTCGTCACCATCGACGCCGGCCACCTCGTCCACACCGAACGGCCGAAGGAATTCCTCGCGGCGCTCCGGTCGTTCGGCGTGGGCTGACGCTGTCGCCCCGGGGCGTCAGCCCCGGTGCAGCAGCGCCACCATGACCTCGCGCAGGGTCGCCTCCGCGTCCGCGACGCCCTCCGGCGAACGCCAGGCGACGAACCCGTCGGGGCGCACCAGCACAGCGCCCCCGGTGCTCGTGCCGTGCGCCTGGGCCCAGTCGGCCCCGGCCTCCGGCTCCAGATCGCCGCCGGGACCGGTGCCGATGCCGAACGCGTCCAGTCGCACTGCCAGTTGGTCACCGACCCGCGCCGCCGCCCGCCGCCACGCGACGTCCGCGCCATCGGCGAGCAGCACGAACGAGCGCTCGTACAGGTCGAGCGTGGAGATCCGCTCACCCGCCCGCCGGACCCACAGGTGCGGTGCGCGGCTGCCCGGTTCACCCGTCAGCTGCATGCCCTGCGGCACCACCGGCTGATCCGGGGCGACGCCCAGCACCGCGCCCTCCACATAGCGGTAGCCCAGCGCCACGTTCAGCATGCCGCCGCGCTTGCCGCCGCCCACCGTGGGAGGCGGCGCGTACCCCGGGTGGCTGTGCTCGCCGGAACGTGCCGAGGCCCGCTCGCTCGTCGCCCGCGCCACCGGCAGCCGCTCGGCCCCGTAGGTGTCCAGGAGACCGGGCCCCGCCTCGCCGCGCAGCACGGCGGCGAGCTTCCACGCCAGGTTGTGCGCGTCCTGGATTCCGGTGTTGGAGCCGAACGCCCCGGTGGGCGACATCTCGTGCGCCGAGTCACCGGCCAGGAACACCCGGCCCCGGGAGTAGCGGTCCGCGACCCGCTCCGCCGCGTGCCACGGCGCCTTGCCGGTGATCTCCACATCGATGTCCGGCGCGCCGACCGCCTTGCGGATGTGCTCGGTGCACCGCTCGTCCGTGAAGTCCTCCAGCGTCTCGCCCCGCTCGGGCTGCCACGGCGCGTGGAACACCCACTGCTCCTGGTTGTCCACCGGCAGCAGGGCGCCGTCCGCCTCCGGATTGGTCAGGTAGCAGACGATGAAGCGCCGGTCCCCGAGCACATCGGCGAGCCCGCGGGAGCGGAAGGTGATACTCACGTTGTGGAACAGGTCACCGGCACCCGAACGGCCGATGCGCAGCTGCTCACGGACCGGGCTGCGCGGACCGTCGGCGGCGATGAGATAGTCCGCCCGCACCGTGGTGTGCTCGCCCGTCTCCCGGTTCTTCAGGATCGCCCCGACGCCTGAGTCGTCCGGGTCGAACGAGAGCAGTTCGGTGGAGAACCGCAGATCGCCGCCCTGCTCCCGGGCCCGGTCCAGCAGCACCGGCTCCAGGTCGTTCTGGCTGCACAGGCACCAGCCCGTCGGGCTGAACCGGGCGAGTGCGCCACCCGGGTCGATCTCCTTGAACAGCCACTCCTGGTCGTCGCCGGTCAGCGAACCGGCCTGCAGGATGCCGTGGTTCTCCGCCAGCACCGACGCGGCCGCCCGGACCCGCTCCTCCACCCCCGCCCGGCGGAAGACCTCCATCGTGCGGACGTTGTTGCCTCGGCCGCGCGGATGCGTCGAGGTGGCCGCGTGCTTCTCGACCAGCAGATGCTCGACGCCGAGCCGGCCGAGGAAGAGGGACGCGGACAGGCCCACCAGGGAGCCGCCCACGATGAGGACCGGTACGTGGAGGTCGACGTTCTCGTTCATGAGTTGCTCCAGCTCGGACGCCGTACAGATGCAGTGTCCATGCCCCTGTCGGAGCCTCCTCGGAGCGGTTCGGACGCCCGCTCACCTGAACGGTTCATAAATCTCGCGTCAGCCGGACCAGCGTTTCACGATCGGTGACGGAGACGACGCCCGCGGTCCGGGGCGGACCGTGCCCAGCCGCCGGGAGACTCCCCGCTCCGATTCCACCCGACAGCCGCCGGTCACCAGGCGAACCGGCCGGCCGGGCCGTCCCACCGCTCGAAGGAGTTCGAAAGATGACCACCACCCTCTCGGAACGGACCTCCCAGTCCGCCTTCGACGGATCAAGGCTGCGGGTCATCCTGCTGCTTGACCTGCACGACGGCGCCCAGAAGCAGTTCCTGGAGGCGTACGAGCACATGCGCAACCAGGTGGCCTCCATCCCCGGCCATCTCAGCGACCAGCTGTGCCAGTCCATCGAGAACCCCTCCCAGTGGCTCATCACCAGCGAGTGGGAGAGCGCCCCGCCGTTCCTGGCCTGGGTCAACAGCGAGGACCACGTCGCCACGGTCCAGCCGCTGCACAGCTGCG
This window of the Streptomyces sp. 840.1 genome carries:
- a CDS encoding acyl-CoA synthetase translates to MTGVRSSTVDGVLTRSARRTPERTALRYAGRTWTYRELEESVSTAAAVLMDGHGLRPGDRVASYAHNSDAYLIAFLACARAGLVHVPVNQNLTGEDLAYILRQSGSSLVLTDPDLAGRVPDGHAVRALRDAPGSLLTELATPRAFAPDHEPGADDLVQLLYTSGTTALPKGAMMTHGALVHEYVSAVTALDLRAGDRPLHALPLYHSAQMHVFLLPYLAVGAENTVLDAPDAARIFDLVESGQADSLFAPPTVWIGLANHPDFARRDLGGLRKAYYGASIMPVPVLERLRERLPALAFYNCFGQSEIGPLATVLGPDEHEGRMDSCGRPVLFVEAKVVDENGQDVPDGTAGEVVYRSPQLCGGYWDKPQESAEAFRDGWFHSGDLAVRDAEGYFTVVDRVKDVINSGGVLVASRQVEDALYTHPAVAEAAVVGLPDERWIEAVTAVVVLRDEATEAELIGHARERLAHFKAPKRILFVDGLPRNASGKILKRELRDRFAR
- a CDS encoding SAM-dependent methyltransferase, with the protein product MTPGTADSPIDTTRPHPARVYDYLLGGKDNYPVDQELGEQLPPLAKVVAAQNRAFMHRAVGWAARTGIDQFLDIGTGIPTRPNLHQIVQEVDPAARVVYTDNDPIVLRHAEALLISTPEGATDYLDADVREPEKILDHARTLLDFDRPVALSLIALMHFLPDEDDPYGITRTLLGALPVGSCLILSHYTSEFIPADQDRTDTYRSSISLRPRTRPEVERFFDGLDLVDPGLVMASLWHKDTPPPPDSGSIDSFYAGVARVPR
- the paaK gene encoding phenylacetate--CoA ligase PaaK, with amino-acid sequence MTALLDAAERMDREELRALQLERLRATLRHVYTHVGHYRAAFDRAGLHPDDCRSLADLARFPFTTKADLRDNYPFGMFAVPEEQVRRIHASSGTTGRPTVVGYTQGDLDTWADVVARSIRAAGGRPGQKVHVAYGYGLFTGGLGAHYGAERLGCTVIPASGGMTARQVQLIQDFRPEIIMVTPSYMLTLLDEFERQGVDPRTTSLKVGIFGAEPWTQEMRREIEERFAIDAVDIYGLSEVMGPGVAQECVETKDGLHIWEDHFYPEVVDPFTGEVLPEGAEGELVFTSLTKEAMPVIRYRTRDLTRLLPGTARVFRRMEKVTGRSDDLVILRGVNLFPTQIEEIVLRTPAVSPHFQLRLTREGRLDVLTVRAEARAGATPEQRAAAAASVAAAVKDGIGVSVGVEILDPETLERSVGKFRRIVDERDRPGR
- a CDS encoding alpha/beta fold hydrolase; protein product: MPTFHTYDGTELAYHLAGQGAPLICLPGGAMRASAYLGGLGGLDRHRQLVLLDLRGTGDSAVPDDTATYRCDRLVDDVEALREHLGLEHIDLLAHSAAADLAALYAARYPRAVRRLLLIAPATGAAGLGFAEREAREAAGLRRAEPWYEEALPALEQIWAGRLDDELRAAARPFLYGRWDETARAHAASSAAQINAVAARGYYAPGAFDPPATVAALRELASPVLVLAGELDGVTTPDRAAELAALFPESEFAVQRGGGHFPWLDDPGAFVRTVTAFLDPDVHSVQAGGIRLAYRVWGDPAAPPVVLVHGRCDDSSTWTAIAERLAAGHRVYAVDFRGHGLSDWPGRYSLELFRDDLHAFLEARNLAGATVVGHSMGGAAAYLLAGRQPGLIGRLVLEEAPPPFPLDPPRGPVERPDGELDFDWPVVPSVNAQLNDPDPAGRERLAGITVPTLVIGGGPGSQIDQEDLARMVRRIPGCRLVTIDAGHLVHTERPKEFLAALRSFGVG
- a CDS encoding FAD-dependent monooxygenase, which translates into the protein MNENVDLHVPVLIVGGSLVGLSASLFLGRLGVEHLLVEKHAATSTHPRGRGNNVRTMEVFRRAGVEERVRAAASVLAENHGILQAGSLTGDDQEWLFKEIDPGGALARFSPTGWCLCSQNDLEPVLLDRAREQGGDLRFSTELLSFDPDDSGVGAILKNRETGEHTTVRADYLIAADGPRSPVREQLRIGRSGAGDLFHNVSITFRSRGLADVLGDRRFIVCYLTNPEADGALLPVDNQEQWVFHAPWQPERGETLEDFTDERCTEHIRKAVGAPDIDVEITGKAPWHAAERVADRYSRGRVFLAGDSAHEMSPTGAFGSNTGIQDAHNLAWKLAAVLRGEAGPGLLDTYGAERLPVARATSERASARSGEHSHPGYAPPPTVGGGKRGGMLNVALGYRYVEGAVLGVAPDQPVVPQGMQLTGEPGSRAPHLWVRRAGERISTLDLYERSFVLLADGADVAWRRAAARVGDQLAVRLDAFGIGTGPGGDLEPEAGADWAQAHGTSTGGAVLVRPDGFVAWRSPEGVADAEATLREVMVALLHRG